TGTGAGGATGCGGAAGATCAGGTCTTTGAGGAGGTCGTATTCGTTTTGGCGGGAGGATATGCCTTTGCTGCGGCAGTCGCATTCGCGCAGTGCCGAGATTATTTCTATGGTCTGGCGTACATTGTAGGACCGTGCAGCTGTCTCGTAATTGCGTAATGCCCATGGCGATTTGAGCCCAAGCGCATCCATGTATCCGCTCTGCGATTTGTCATGGGTGTAGTGATATATGAGCAGGTTGGAGAAGTGGTTGAACAATGTCGACAGGGTCATTACTGTGGGGTTGTTCTTGGGATTGTTGCGGAAATATTCGACTATTGCCATTGCTTTGGCTGCATTGCGCGCGTTGATTGCGTCCACAAGCTCGAAGTTATTGTAATCCTTGGATATCCCTATATTGCGCTCGATGGCTTCGGGCGTAATCATTGCTCCTGCTCCGAGAATGAACGACAGCTTGTCGATCTCATTGTAGAGGCGTGACAGATCGGTGCCTATGTAGTCTCTAAGCATTGACAGAGCTTTTGGGTCGACAGTCATCTTTTTTTCTTTGATGAGGTCGGATATGACAGGCAGAAGATTGCGTTCGCTTACTTTCTTTGATTCGAATATGACTCCGTTCTTTTTTACAGCTGCAAGAAGCTCCTTGCCCTTGGCTTTGTCGCCTCGGCAAGCTATTACGAGTATTGTGGACGGGTTGGGACGCTCGGCATAGTGATGAAGCTTGTTGAGTGAATCAGCCCGC
The sequence above is drawn from the Duncaniella freteri genome and encodes:
- the holA gene encoding DNA polymerase III subunit delta; protein product: MATTSKTGTTSTDITFPQLKRQIANRQLAPVYLLHGEEGYYIDELVKTFESLLPEEERDFNMYTLYGPETNMETVMDVCQRLPMMAEHQVVIVKEAQSVRADSLNKLHHYAERPNPSTILVIACRGDKAKGKELLAAVKKNGVIFESKKVSERNLLPVISDLIKEKKMTVDPKALSMLRDYIGTDLSRLYNEIDKLSFILGAGAMITPEAIERNIGISKDYNNFELVDAINARNAAKAMAIVEYFRNNPKNNPTVMTLSTLFNHFSNLLIYHYTHDKSQSGYMDALGLKSPWALRNYETAARSYNVRQTIEIISALRECDCRSKGISSRQNEYDLLKDLIFRILTSSGIIRM